The Aspergillus flavus chromosome 2, complete sequence region GGGTGAAACTTAGCCCTCTCATTTGCCTGATTCTTCGCGGAAGAACTCTGACAAGTATGAACTTGAGGCAGATACAGGTATCCTCAAACTCAAATTTGCaatagataaaatagtaCGGAAACGTTGAAGTCCTGCTATGTCAATTCAGCCCAGGCAATCTGCACGTTTCCTTACCTAGCCTTAGTAGTACATAACCCTTACAATATGGATTCACATAGCATCCTCTGTTAATATCAGAACGTGGGAACCTGGAggtaaaagaagaaaaagaaaatatgatGTAAAGGATTTCATTTTTCCATCGGTCTAGATCGTAGTCGTCATTCAATTCCCAGTATGCCAGTcaacaaaaaggaacaaaagaatCCGGAGAAgcgaaagaaagcagaaataTCGCATCGAGTCTAGGATTGTTCACCCTCCATGCTCAAATACTTCGCTTCCGCTCCCTTGATGCAGGCAATGTTGGCCCCCAGTTTGTTGATCGTCTCCATATACTCGTCGTACGGGTCTGAGTCGAAAACAATTCCACCACCCGCTTGGAGGTAGGCCACCCCGTCCTTGACCATCATCGTCCGGAGGGCAATGCAGGTATCCATAGCACCCGGCATTTCTGTTGCTCCGTCCGTGCTGGCGATGTTGTACCCGAAGTAGCCCACCGCGCCAGCATACACTCCGCGCTTCTCGCCCTCTAACTCGGCAATCAGTTGCATAGCCCGCACTTTGGGAGCCCCGGAGACCGTGCCGGCGGGGAAGATGGACCGGAACGCGTCGAACCTGGTCTTATCCGGCCGCAGAATACCCGATACCTGCGACACCAGGTGTTGCACATGCGAGAACTTCTCGACCACCATCAACCGGTCCACCTGGGTGGTCGTCGGGTCACACACGCGATTAACATCGTTCCGTGCCAGATCCACCAACATGACGTGCTCCGCGCGATCCTTCAGGCTTCCTCGTAGCTCATCTGCGAGcgcctcatcctcctcgggTGACTTGCCACGCTTGACGGTGCCGGCGATGGGATGCGTAATGATACGacccttttcctccttcgccAAAAGTTCTGGACTAGCGCCAACGAGCTGGAAGTCTTCGCaatcaatataaaatagGTATGGCGATGGGTTGACTGTGCGCAAATGACGGAAGAGGTTGAATGGGTGAAGGGAGGTTGGACGCGACAGCCGTTGCGATGGCACGGTCTGGAAGATATCGCCTTTGGAGATGTGCTCCTTGAGTTTCACCACGTGCCGCTCGTACCCCTCGCGTCCGATGTTGGATGTGTACTCCTGGTTGGGAATGATTGGACCTTGGGGAGGTAGCGGGGTCTCAGGTCGGAGTAGTCGTTCGATATAGCGCTTGATCACATCTTCGCCTTTCCGGTACTCGGTTTCGAAATCCGAGTCGACATGTGTGATAGGAATGAAGGTGATGATCTTGATGACCTGGTAAAAGTGATCAAAGGCGACAATGGTATCAAACAGCATGAACAGCGACTCTGGGATTCCGAGCACATCCTTGAGAGGTCGGGCCGTCTTGGGCTCAAAGTACTTCACACAATCGTATCCGACGTAACCAATAGCACCACCCGTGAGTGGTGGTAGCGTCAAGCCGGGCACCGTCGCAACGCGATATTCAgcgatctccttctccaggatCGGAAGGGGGTCGCACTCGGGGCCGTGGCCGGGGCCGGTCTTGAGAACTTTGCGGGGATCTTCATCGCGTCGCAAACACACAAGTTAATGAAAGCTCCAGCAAGGCGGCCACAATGGAAAAGTATGCATACCAGCTCCCACAAAACTATACCTCCCAATTGTCTCTGTGGTAGCAGCACTTTCGTAGAGAAATGACAGTTTAGATCTGCGCAAGAGTTGGCCATCAGCTGCCCCGCTATAGGCAAGAGGGCGCGTGGGGCTCTGAGCTTGGAACTCACTTCTCGGCAACCTTCAAATATGCCACTGTGGGCGTCAAAAGGTCGGCGGGGATAGATGCAGTAAGTGGGAGTAGGTTAGGAGGATATTTAGCATCTTTCGAGTGGCTGATCACATCCTTTGCTGTCTCAAGCGACGGCACAACGGTGATCTGAGTCATACCATTCGGCGGCATTAGCACAAGCTCGCCTTATTCAAACCGGGAGTcatgaaaaaaaaaaaaaaaaaaaaaaaaacatggACGAGGAAAAATAAGGTGGTGAATAAGATGAGATACTCACAGGGGGCGCCATCCTATCAAATCTAGCAGTGCCAATGAACTTCGAGTTGATCGTATGCGGGGAGGTGGAAGAGTAGAAATGAAATTGGACTAAGAGAACGGAGATAAACGCAATTCGAAATCGCTAAAATCAGATTCAAATGCGGCAACTTGCTGGCCCTTCACAACTGGGGAAGAAGtaggaaagcaaaagagcGCTGGGACAAGTTTCGTTTTAAATCAATTCAAGATATCCAGTTTCAAtaccttttgcttttttctttatcgtttcttttttctaatCCCATCACTTATCAGGAAACTTTTTGGCCGGCGCCTTTTCCATGGGAACCCCAATACGGAATAGTCTCCCGGcttagtattattattatcaattGGCACTGATGATCTGACCGTCTTTTTCTGCAGCCTTTCCTCGCGGACTATGACAAAACAATCCTTTTTGCCTCTGTTCACTTGTTCGCAATCTATTTGGTACCCTTTTGTTCGATCGCGCTCAGGCGTTTTTGGAGAACATACctatactaataatatccAGATATATCTAATCTATATAACAAACTGATTTTCCGCGGTCCGATCATAACAGTCGCAACTACCCTTGTCCTTGGAGATTCGATAATTTGCTATTTGTCCGACACTCTTCTATACGTCCAAACACCTCAGAAGATACTACCCTACGTCCTGCACCCAAACATACTTGCAGCAAATCAACATTCCTATCCGTTCACTTATCTACACACTATGCAATAGAACGGCCAAATAGCACGAGAAGAAAGTACCATATATACAGAGAACAAATATTCGGTCATGGAGAATTCACCGTACCCGGCTTGCTTGGATCAGCTCTCGTCTCCGCATTCCCTTCCGGAACACACCTGGGAGACGGATATGTCGCGCCCTACTTCTCCCTCGGATACCCACGACACGGGCGAAGACGCAACGCCTCTGCCACAGCGACTTGCCAAAATAGCTCACATGGTCTCGCAGAACGCCGACGTATCCAGTGAGGATACGATCGCGGCACACCACTGCCTCAACACTTTGGAAGCCCTATTGGACCCACGGCCAAAACTCACTCAGGAAGTCGTCAAATGCCGACCCACACGTATCTACCCTGGAACTTCACACCCTGTGGCTTCCGCAGCCTCCTGCTCTGCCCCGATGAAAGATCGTGCTTCACTCGCTTTCGAACCTTCGAGCTCGCAACTCATAGCTCTTTTGAACGAAGTCACCGCATTAAATGCCGACTTGAACCAGCGCCGTAAAGAATCGTCCCAAATATATGATCTTCTGAGGCGTGAATGCCAGGGGTTGTCGCGACGGATATCGGAGCTGGAAGCCGTGGTCCACGACCTGTAAGCTGAAATCCACTAAACCGCCACCTTCATTTTTCGGCTAATGCGTAACTCTGTCCGATGCAGGGAAATAGACATAGTAGAAGGCTCAGCAGAACGTGAAGCACTTCACGGTACGGTTCGCGGACTCGAGGCCTGGGTTGACGGATGGCAGAACGAACCTAAACTGCGGACATCGCGTCAAAATAAAGCAAGGCGGTGGATAAGGCGTAAGCCCGAGGAGCGCTATGAGACCGATTCCGAAGCGCTTATAGAGGGCATAACGGCGTGGATGCGTGGCTGGaaagatgttgaagaaggctTCCGCGTTCGCGAACGAGGTCGGCaagagagaagggaagaaaggcaaaggcgTACTAGATTAGCCATAGACCCTGCGGATAACACATAAAAAAACCATAATATGATCTGGGAACGCTGGGTTGCCAGGTTTGAGACTAGATTCGGCTGAAAGCGACTCCGACGTAAGAAAGCCGAGCCCGAGGATTTGCCGCAAAACTGATGCGAAGCGTAAGACAAACGAAGATTCTGACATTCAGTAATCATGCCGACCAAAAACCAATGGTACAGTTAAGAATTAAGATGATAGAATGCGCCAATGTGCCCACCGTAACCCACTATAACCGCAATTCACTGCTTTTTTTGTCGGAAACCCCGAGTCTGCGCCGATATGTACGATTTCACCGAATGGTTAttgaataaattaaaatgctgaaggaagaaagaacacAACAAGAACCTCCTGAAGCGGCGCTGCTTGCTAGCCGTTGATCGACTTTGATCTAATTCATTGCGCTTCACCTAGCCGCACTTCAATGGGAGGGATAACTTGGCCGAAGGTCGGTTAGGCGGCCTGGTAGCAAACGATCCAGAGGGTCAGGAGTGAAAGCTAAGGTATAGGTTTCGGCTGTATTCGTTGACGGGGATATCACAAATTATGTAGTGAGAAGTTGTAAAACCGCATACGAGACCATTATCAAGGTGTAGTTAGATATTCCTGCGTTGGAGCCTAACATCACGTATTCGCCGTCCGTAAAGTCTCAACTTTGCATGTTTATAATGGCCAACTACCCAATCTCCGTCAGCCTATTTATCTCCACTGGGGTACGATAAACAACATACCTGCTTGCCAAAGCCAAAAGCAAGTCGTTTCCCATCAGTATCCCATGCAAGAGAACGATCCGGTATTGACTCGGCGTCCCCATTGTGTCCATTGGCCAAGCGG contains the following coding sequences:
- a CDS encoding putative anthranilate synthase component I, encoding MTQITVVPSLETAKDVISHSKDAKYPPNLLPLTASIPADLLTPTVAYLKVAEKSKLSFLYESAATTETIGRYSFVGADPRKVLKTGPGHGPECDPLPILEKEIAEYRVATVPGLTLPPLTGGAIGYVGYDCVKYFEPKTARPLKDVLGIPESLFMLFDTIVAFDHFYQVIKIITFIPITHVDSDFETEYRKGEDVIKRYIERLLRPETPLPPQGPIIPNQEYTSNIGREGYERHVVKLKEHISKGDIFQTVPSQRLSRPTSLHPFNLFRHLRTVNPSPYLFYIDCEDFQLVGASPELLAKEEKGRIITHPIAGTVKRGKSPEEDEALADELRGSLKDRAEHVMLVDLARNDVNRVCDPTTTQVDRLMVVEKFSHVQHLVSQVSGILRPDKTRFDAFRSIFPAGTVSGAPKVRAMQLIAELEGEKRGVYAGAVGYFGYNIASTDGATEMPGAMDTCIALRTMMVKDGVAYLQAGGGIVFDSDPYDEYMETINKLGANIACIKGAEAKYLSMEGEQS